The genomic segment TGTGCCTTTGGGCGCGGGTGGTACCCTACGGGGCGTTTGACGCGCCCCCTGCCCAGCAGCGAGCGGCGCCTCAGCAGGAGCGAAAGACTATGCAGATACTCGAAGAGATGGGGTCGCGCGGGCACGAGGCGCTGACGCTGCTTCACCACGCGCCCAGCGGCCTGCGCGCGGCCCTGGCCGTGCACTCCACGGTGCTGGGGCCGGCCATTGCGGGGGTGCGCCTGCGCGATCAGGACGAGGACTTTGCCGTGCGCGGCGCCCTGGCCCTGTCCGAGAGCCTGACCCTGAAAGCGGCCCTGGCCGGCCTGAACTACGGCGGCGGCGCCTGCGTGCTGCTGACCCCCGAATGCGGCATGGACGACCCGCACGCCAGAGAAGCCCTGTTCCGGGCGCTGGGGCGGCAGGTGCGGCCCATGGAGTCGCGCGTGGTGCTGACCGAGGACATTGGCGTGAGCCCGGCCGATATCGCCTTTGTGGCGCAGGAAACCGGCTCCACGCTGGGCATGCACACCGACACCAGCAGCGTGACCGGCTACGGCGTGTACCGGGGCATGAAGGCGGCGGCGCGTTTTGCCCTGGGCTCGGAGAGCATGCGCGGCGTGCGGGTGGCGGTCCTGGGCGTGGGCGCCGTGGGGCGGGCCCTGGCTGCGCACCTGCACCGCGAAGGCGCCCGCCTGACCATCGCCGACGCCCGCCCCGAGCGCGCCGAGGCCCTGGCCGATGACCTGGACGACGTGACGGTGGTGGGCTATCAGGAGTTGCTGGACACCCCCTGCGACATTCTGGCGCCGTGCGGCTACGGCCACTCCATTCGCAGTGAGGACGTGCCCCGGCTGCAGTGCCGCCTGATTGCGGGCGGCGAACACCACCCCATGAGCCGCCGGGGCGAGGCGGCGGTGAAGGAAGCCGGCATCGTGTACATGCCCGACTTTGCGATTAACTCGGCTGGCCTGATCTCGGCGGCCACGGGACTGGATATGAACCAGGCCGCCGAGCGCGTGTACCAGACGGTGGGCCGCATTACCCACGCGGCCGAACAGTACGGCAAGGCCCCGCATGTGGTGGCCCGGCGCATGGCCGAGCGGCGCATTGACCTGATTGGCAGCCTGGGGGGCCGCGCGTGAGCGGGCCTTTCATGATTGGCGTGGCCGGGGGCTCGGGCAGCGGCAAGACCACCGTGACCCGCCGGGTGATTGAAACCGTGGGCCAGCAGGGCGTGGCGGTGCTGAATCAGGACAACTACTACCGCAACCAGGACGACATTCCCTTTGAAGCGCGGCTGAAAACCAACTACGACCACCCCGCCGCCTTCGACTGGGCGCTGCTGCGCGAGCATGTGGACGCCCTGCTCTCGGGTGTGCCCATCGCCATGCCGGAGTACGACTTTACCCAGCACACCCGCTCGGCGCAGACCAGCACGGTGCTGCCCGCGCCCGTGGTCGTGCTGGAGGGCTTTTTTGCCCTGTACGACGAGGAACTGCGCGAGCGAATGCACCTGAAGGTGTTTGTGGACGCCGACGCCGACGTGCGCTTTATCCGCCGCCTGCTGCGCGA from the Deinococcus aquaedulcis genome contains:
- the udk gene encoding uridine kinase, with translation MIGVAGGSGSGKTTVTRRVIETVGQQGVAVLNQDNYYRNQDDIPFEARLKTNYDHPAAFDWALLREHVDALLSGVPIAMPEYDFTQHTRSAQTSTVLPAPVVVLEGFFALYDEELRERMHLKVFVDADADVRFIRRLLRDTQERGRTPQSVIEQYLEYVRPMHLSFVEPTKRYADVIIPHGGMNEPALDMLAARIRTTI
- a CDS encoding Glu/Leu/Phe/Val dehydrogenase family protein — protein: MQILEEMGSRGHEALTLLHHAPSGLRAALAVHSTVLGPAIAGVRLRDQDEDFAVRGALALSESLTLKAALAGLNYGGGACVLLTPECGMDDPHAREALFRALGRQVRPMESRVVLTEDIGVSPADIAFVAQETGSTLGMHTDTSSVTGYGVYRGMKAAARFALGSESMRGVRVAVLGVGAVGRALAAHLHREGARLTIADARPERAEALADDLDDVTVVGYQELLDTPCDILAPCGYGHSIRSEDVPRLQCRLIAGGEHHPMSRRGEAAVKEAGIVYMPDFAINSAGLISAATGLDMNQAAERVYQTVGRITHAAEQYGKAPHVVARRMAERRIDLIGSLGGRA